In Euphorbia lathyris chromosome 10, ddEupLath1.1, whole genome shotgun sequence, the DNA window TTCCCTACTTTTCGTGTAACATTGAAGAATTCCGTTTCGAAATTTCAATTTTAGTGTCAATTTTCTGGTTGATTTGGTCCCGATTATGTTTTGTTTGGCAGATTGGTAAGATCTAAGGTCGGGGGTTTACAGGAATTTAAGTAATGTCAAGGCAAAACCGAGCTGCGATGGAAGAATTGCTCCCTGGGAAAATTAGGAAACGTGGGTGTTCATCATCGGCGTCGTCGTCTTCTTCGGTAATTCAGAATTATAGATTTAAGAGAGCGATTTTGGTTGGGAGAAGGGGCGGATCCAGTACGCCTGTGCCTACTTGGAAGTTAATGGGGTCTGCGAGGGCTACATCGTCGACATTGCGGACCATGGACTCGCCTAAGTACGCTGGTTCGCAGAATTGTGGTGTGATTAAGGGGAAACTACAGCAACAGCAGCAGCAGGCTCCGGTTTCGGCGAGAAAACTGGCGGCTACGCTTTGGGAAATGAATGAGATGCCGTCGCCGAGGATGAAGGAGGCAgcggtgggatcagatgagagGAGGTTGAGGAAGGAGGGTAGAGCTAAAGAAAGGGCACCCAGGTCTGTTCATTCGGGTTCTCTGCCTCCTCATTTGTCTGATCCATCTCATAGTCCTGTATCCGAGGTGCGTTTTAAGTgtttgtttttggtttcaaaGGTATTCAGGTGTTGCTTTGATTGGAGCAGAATAATTGAAAAGGAAAGCTGATTTTGGAATTGAAATTTGTTAATTCTAATTAAGGGAAAGAGATTTTGAGTTTTGTGACCTTAATCCATGTGTTATTTTGGTTTTTGTAGTGTAGATTGTGATTGTGATGGTGATGGTGATTGTGATTGGTTTGGTATGATGTTGATGGGTTTGTTGAGAAGCTCTTAAGTTTTTTTCTGCTGCGGAAAATTTTAGGCTGAATACATCATCAGGGCCCTGAAGCCAAAGAACCAATTGGCCCCTTGAAATTTAAGATGTCTCGTTAGCCCTCTAAATTTAAAGTGATATGATTAACCATCTAGTGTTACTTGACGAAGTAAGAGTCGATTTGGATAAGTTGAAGCACACgttactttaagcaagtttaggagcCATTAGGTCACTTTGAGTTTAGGGGAGGTTAGTTTAAGTAACTCTTGGGAGCTAACGAGACATCTTTAAAGTTTAGGGGGTCAATTGTAATTTTGGACCAAGTACGGGGAGCCCCTGATGTATATGGGGTAAGTTGAAGCACacatcactttaaacaagtttaggagtCATTAGGTCACTTTGAGTTGAGGGGAGGTCAGtttaagtaagtttagggagctaattTGTTAATTCTAATTAGGGGAAAGAGATTTTGGAATGAGTTGAGGGAAGCTGATTTTGGAATTGAAATTTTTAATTCTAATTAGGGGAAAGAGATTTTGAGTTTTGTGACCTTAATCCATGTGTTAGTTTGGTTTTTATAGCGTAGGTGGTGATTGTGATTGGTTTGGTATGATGTTGATGGGTTTGTTGAGAAGCTCTTAACTTTTTTTCTGGTGCAGAAAATTTTAGGTTGAATACATCAGGGCCCTGAAGCCAAATAACCAATTGGCCCCTTAATTTCAAGAGGTCTGGTTAGCCGTCTAAATTTAAAGTGATATGATTAACCATCTAGTGTTACTTGACGAAGTAAGAGGCGATTTTGATAAGTTGAAGCACACtttactttaagcaagttcatgaGGCCAAGCAAGTTTAGGAGCCATTAGGTCACTTTGAGTTTAGGGGAGGTCAGTTTAAGtaaaagtttagggagctaacgAGACATCTTTAAAGTTTAGGGGGCCATTTGTAATTTTGGACCAAGTATGGGGAGCCCCTGATCTATATGGGTTAGTTGAAGCGCACattactttaaacaagtttaggagtCATTAGGTCAGTTTAAggaagttcagggagctaatgaGACATCTTTAAAGTTTAGGGGGCCAATTGTATTTTTGGATCAAGTACAGGGAGCCCTTGATGTATTAAGCAGAAAATTTTAAGatcatatattagtttatttCTTTACTGTTCTTACCTTTATTGTTGATGGAACTGAAGAAATATTCCTTGGCCTAGAAAACAATAATAGGTGTTAAAATGCGAGCATCTGGTGCGTTTAACTGTTTGTTTTTTGGTTTCAAAGATATTCAGGTGTTGCTTTGAATGGAGCAGAATAATTGAAAAGGAAAGCTGATTTTGGAATTGAAACTAGTTAATTCTAACTAGGGGAAAGAGATTTTGAGTTTTGTGACCTTAATCCATGTGTTAATTTGGTTTTTATAGGGTAGGTGGTGATTGTGATTGTGATTGGTTTGGTATGACGTTGATGGGTTTATTGAGAAGCTCTTAAGTTTTTTCTGGTGCAGAAAATTTTAGGCTGAATACATCATCAGGGCCCTGAAGCCAAAGAACCAATTGGCCCCTTGAAATTTAAGATGTCTCGTTAGCTCTCTAAATATAAAGTGACATGATTAACCATGTAGTGCTACATGATCACTTTAAGCAATTTCATGAGACCAATATGTcgctttaagcaagtttagggaggtCTATTAGCTCACTCTAAGTAAGTTTAGGCGGTTAACAGGTCACTTTAAGTAAGTCTAGGGAGCTAAGGAGACATCTTCGAAGTTCATGGAGACATCTTTAAAGTTCATGGAGACAATTGGTCTTTTGGACCAAGTCCAAGGAGCCCCTTcagcaaaaaaaatttaagattatatattagtttatttctttactgttcttattattattgttgatgGAACTATAATGGAATTTCCTTGGCCTAAAAAACAACAGTAGGCCCCGTTTGTTTATCGgaaaatattgtattttgtaaaatattgagtaagggaaaatattttgttggaaaataaaataatttccaGTAATATTTTCCAGCAAACAAACGGGCTAGGTGTTACCTTAATTGTGGTTATGAGTAGTTTAAAATGCTAGCATCTAGTTATACCCTATATGCTTTTGGCGATGAATGTCAACTATTTGGACCTAGGGCCGATTATGTGGCAAGAGTTATCGAGTTTTGATCTGACCAACGGTCCCATTAACACATCTGTAGAGAGAGGGTGAGGAGCCTTAAATGTACTAATAAGCCCAAACAAGATTGTTTCATTGAAGATATTTGGAGTTTGAAAATCTTTCTTTACTGTGGAATTGTTACATAATCTCGGGTTTTATAAGTTTATGATGTGATTTCATACTGTTTTGTTTTGGGTACGAAGAGCCTGTGCTTATTGCCATTAATTCAAAGTTGGACTTAATTGGTTAAATTTTGTTCATTGGTGGTAATTTGTGAAAGTAAATTGATTTTCATGTTGATATTTGATATTATTGCTTGTAGCGGATGGATCGTTCTGGAACTGGCAGTCGTCATAGAAGATCATCGTCAATTTCTCAAAGGCTTAAGCTTACAGAACACAGTGTTGGAGCATTTGATTCGGTCAGCAATGCTAGTTTAATGGAGGTAATTAAATTGAATGCTAGTTCTTAAGCTCTTAATGGGATATGCCTTAAGTTCTTCATTATCAAAGAGGTGCATCTCAAGCTCAAAAGGCGCTAGGCTCCAGGCATATCGCCTGAGAAGCCAAAAAGTGGGCTCTTTTCAAGAGGCGCATGCACCCCTGAGTTTGCTTTCTGAGCCTAGTGCCTTGCCAGAGGCGTGCCTAGGCACAAATTTGGAAGCTACACATTGTTTTTTAAGGGTTCCGAGTTAAAAATAGGATGTTTTAAAGGCGGGTTCTGTTCAAGAGGCACACGCCTGAGTGTGCCTTTCTGAGCCTCGTGCCTTGTCGGGGGTGTGCCTAGCACACATTTGGAAGCTACACAATGTTCTTTTTAGGGATGCAAGTTAAAAATAGGATGTTTTAATCTCAGCCGTTTCCTATCTATATAATCTACGGCTAAAattaaattagaataaaatgaAAGAAGTAAAAAAGGAACGAAGATCTGGACAGCAAAAATATCGAAAATAACAACACAAAAAAATGTTGCTCCATTTTGAAGAGTCTAGAAATATTGCAAATGGAGACTTTAGTGTTGATGAAAAGTAGTCATTCGAGAATTATGATTATGGACGAGTTAATCGTTAATAGttaatttagaatttattttaTGCGTTTTATGATTAAGATTATGGATAATTGCCAATTAgatatgatttagtatttgaCTAGCTGTTGCATTTTAGTGCaaaaatattatgattttatatattaattttctttagTGCTCCTTGTGTTGCTCGGGTGCGCACCTGAGCCTTGCTCCTAGGCTCGAGAACCCCCTTGCGCCTTTAATTAACTATACAATGTTTTTTTTCGTTTGTTTATCTTAAAAGGAAGATATGTAAAGCGTATAATTTTCTCATTTATGATGCAGATTGAGACTAGATCTCGAGTTCAAACGCCTAGAGGATCTACAGTTGGAAATAAGCCTCGTCTGAAGGATGTTAGTAGTGCTTTGACAACATCGAAGGAACTGTTAAAGATTATAAACCGAGTCTGGGGTAATGAGGATCGCCCTTCATCAACCATGTCTCTCATCTCGGCCCTGCATGCTGAGCTCGAGAGGGCTCGCTTGCAGGTTAATCATCTTATCCAAGATCAGCGCTCAGACCAGAACGAGATAGCCTATTTGATGAAATGCTTTGCTGAAGAAAAGGCTGCCTGGAAAAACAAGGAGCAGAAAATGATAGAGGCTGCTATCGAGTCCGTTGCTGGACAACTCGAGGTAGAGAAAAAGCTGAGAAGAAGAATGGAAAGCTTGAACAAGAAGCTCGGGAAAGAACTAGCTGAGACAAAGTCGTCTCTGTTGAAGGCAGTGAAAGAGCTCGAAAACGAGAAGAGAGCAAGAGTCGTGATGGAGCAGGTGTGTGATGAGTTAGCTAGGGATGTCGGTGAAGATCAAGCTGAGGTCGCAGAGTTGAAGAGAGAATCTGTAAAACTCTGTGCAGAAGTTGAGAAAGAACGGGAGATGATGCAGTTGGCTGATGTGTTGCGTGAAGAACGTGTGCATATGAAACTTTCAGAAGCCAAGTACCAGCTCGAGGAGAAGAATGCAGCCGTAGACAAACTTAGGAATCAACTCGAAGCTTTTCTCGGGCCAAAAAAATCCAGAGATAGAAGTCGTGCTGGCGCTTCTTATCTTATGAACGATGAAGATGTTGCAGCTTATTTAAATAAATCTTGCATTGTTTCGAACAATAATGAAGTAAAAGACGACGATGGAGGTGAAGTAGAAGACGGTGTAGAATTTGAAGAAGACTCCGCTGAAAGTGATCTTCATTCCATTGAGTTGAATATGGATAACTTTAACAAGAGCTACAAATGGAATGCCGGAACTCCTCGCGACTCACGAAAACTGGCAATTGATGAAGAAGAAATCAAAGGAAGGAAATCAAGCTCCGGCAAAGTACCGAGGAGAAGTAGTACTTCTTTGCAAAGAAGCATATCAGATGGAGTCGAATGGGGTGGACAACACGAGCGACTTCCGATCACAGGAGATGCGGTAGACTGGGAGGGAATATCCGAGGTTGAGAGACATTTGCAAGGAAAAGGTTACGGAGATGAAATGCACGGATATCAATCCGTGAAGGGTCTTCGGGATTACTTACTGTCAGGTTCTAGAGGTTATGCTAGTCCGACACGAcaacaccaccaccaccaccgccTTAGCAACGTGTCTCAAGAGAGACCACCTACGGCGCCTGGGAATGTTTCCAAGTCGAGGCTAGCAGAGTCGAGAGGTGAGAACCTCAACGGAAGAAAATCGAAATGGTAAGCAACTCGGTGCAGTACTTCTTTGAGGCGTAACTAGAGAGTGCTGCTCTAACTGCAGCAATTGCTGCCCCCCGGGATTTGACTTTTGGCAATGTGCAAAAACTCGTGTTTATAGAGTACCGTAGAGAacggaaaaaaaagaaacaaagttGTGATCATTCAGTCAAGTTTCTTCTGTACAAAAACTTCTGGAAATGTTGCATTTAACAATGCTTTGAGGCATTTTAATATATGCTTTTGATATTTAAGTTGTCTTCTATTGACCTGCATTTTATTTGTCTTAATTAGGGGTAACGATTATTGAGTTAGTGTCGTGTTTATGTTAATTATAGAGTTAGTATCAAATGAGTCAACACTAAACTAATCCATAAAATGTATGTTGTGTTATAATTGTGTCGGTCCGGGTTACCATCGTTTATGTATCGTGTTTATGGGTCACATGTAAGTTTACTATAAATGTTAATTGCATTGTCATAACCGGACTggtaaaaaaaagggtaaattacatctacaGCCAGACCTTTGTTCTTtttaacattatgaccactgaatttcaaaacttaatataaaagccacttaactttatatattttaacaTCCGTGACAACTCAACGCTTCAAAATGACACGGGTCAAAGGGTTTCTAGCAGTTTTGAATATGTAATAGTTTATGCTTTTCCATACTAGTTTGTCTACCGAATCAGATTCAGTCGGATTCGGGTCAGGTTTAACAACACTGGTTAATTATGTTATTAGTTAATCACGTCAGTTTTGTTAATCTTGGCCACCTAAAAGTTCAACCTAAAATCTAAGGATTAAACTCTTGTTTGgggtaatttttataaaaaattaccaCATTGTTTTCCAACCAGGGTTAAATATTGtagtaattttttaaatttttttactcaTTAGGGCGCCGTAGGTCCCGTAATGAGTTAGTGgctaaataacaaaaaaaatatacgttattgaatttttattttataaaaatttgattaaaatttaaatataattttacttggaaatgttagaattaaatttgcacaatttcatacgaTAGGATTAAATCTGTACTTCACTTGAAACGTTACGGttaatatttagtgcattactaacaaaaaaaaaatatttagtatattaataacggagtaaaatattttagacattttcaaagaaattgtgattaatttatacgtaacaggtttagttttttgaaactgtctaaaatattttactatatgattaatatagttacgaaaaaatgtataaaactgattcaatttatcgacaaactggtttagaaggtctggcgtggctaaataacagtcaaacaaattttgttcaaattttcggtagcgtatggttaaaattgatctttctaaaatttgcacaatttcatacattaggGCTAAACTTGCACTTCGCTtaaaacgttaaggttaaatatttagtacattactaacaaaaaaaataaatatatttagtgcattaataacatggtaccttgaggttcattccgttagcaaacacataccaaattgactaacggtgttaaaaaaaaaaactaaaaaaaatagaacaaaAAAACTAACGACCTAGAGCCTCTAAAATACAAGAGCTGCCCCTGCTAGCAGATAATGTCATAACCTTGCCGGTTAGAGTAATTGGACGGAATGAGTTATTCAAAATATAAACGGGTAATGTTATAAATAGCTACgatattatttttttgacaaaatatcTAAAACTGCACAAACTACAAAATCCTATTTGCAAGTTTTTAAACCACGGTACCGTGTTTACAAAAAGGTTAAACCTTAGTCTTTTTTGTATTTTActctaataataatataattgctAACTCTTTCGTCTTCTCTCCAAATTACCCTAAAGtttgattttatttgttttttcttcGTTCAGTcaaaaatttatttcaattaaaaatagaatataaaagTGGTCtagaacttttaaaataccGGAGCTGTCCTTCATGCGGATAATTTGATACTCTTATATTTTAGGGTTTGAACAGGATGAgtaattcaaaaaataaacgAGTAATGTTAATGTCACGTTcgtgtctaaattttttatctATGAGAAAAAAAGTTTGGTTCGTTATCCTGTTTTCCGTTCATAtccgatgccgtttagggtcggatGTGATAATTAATTTCATAACCTTACCCATCAGAAGACATAATAAAAGAGGTAatgtgaaatatatattatactctaaaaaaatataaaattcacaacatatataatataaaaataatttttaatataaaataaaaattaataaaaatcatatattataattttatttttatatattattgtgATGCCACTGCCAACTATTGCTGCTTTCACTCCATTACGGTGTCTGCACCACGGTAATGGGGTAAAACAATTAACTAAGGTTTAAAAACAGTCCCAAcgaaataatttttaattatacctaaataaagaattatttttaaaattaataccATTTAGGAGTTTAACCCAAAATGAATTTATTTTCCAATTAGTAGGTCAATTCTAACCCAATCGATTATTTTACTAAATTCGTATTGTGTTAGGGTTTTCTTATTAAATTCGTAGTGTTACGTTTGTTTCGTATTGTCAGG includes these proteins:
- the LOC136208702 gene encoding uncharacterized protein At5g41620, coding for MSRQNRAAMEELLPGKIRKRGCSSSASSSSSVIQNYRFKRAILVGRRGGSSTPVPTWKLMGSARATSSTLRTMDSPKYAGSQNCGVIKGKLQQQQQQAPVSARKLAATLWEMNEMPSPRMKEAAVGSDERRLRKEGRAKERAPRSVHSGSLPPHLSDPSHSPVSERMDRSGTGSRHRRSSSISQRLKLTEHSVGAFDSVSNASLMEIETRSRVQTPRGSTVGNKPRLKDVSSALTTSKELLKIINRVWGNEDRPSSTMSLISALHAELERARLQVNHLIQDQRSDQNEIAYLMKCFAEEKAAWKNKEQKMIEAAIESVAGQLEVEKKLRRRMESLNKKLGKELAETKSSLLKAVKELENEKRARVVMEQVCDELARDVGEDQAEVAELKRESVKLCAEVEKEREMMQLADVLREERVHMKLSEAKYQLEEKNAAVDKLRNQLEAFLGPKKSRDRSRAGASYLMNDEDVAAYLNKSCIVSNNNEVKDDDGGEVEDGVEFEEDSAESDLHSIELNMDNFNKSYKWNAGTPRDSRKLAIDEEEIKGRKSSSGKVPRRSSTSLQRSISDGVEWGGQHERLPITGDAVDWEGISEVERHLQGKGYGDEMHGYQSVKGLRDYLLSGSRGYASPTRQHHHHHRLSNVSQERPPTAPGNVSKSRLAESRGENLNGRKSKW